AATAATTTAAAAAGCGAAGAGGATTTTTGATTAATAAAAATTACTGCTGTGATTATTCAATTTCCGGAATATACTTTCAGACTTAAAAAACATGGAGAACACTCCCTTATCTTTGACCGGATACGAAAAAAGTTTGTTGCCCTTACACCCGAAGAATGGGTACGCCAGCACTGGGTCCATTATTTAATTGAAGAAAAAAAATATCCCCGTTCATTGCTTGCAATAGAAATGCATTTAACAGTTAACCGTTTAAAAAAGCGATGTGATATAGTTGTTTATGGAAAAGATGGACTTCCCCAGCTTATAGTGGAATGTAAATCAACCAATGTAAAGATTACACAAAATGTCTTTGATCAAATTGCGAGATACAACCTCACCTTAAGAGTAAAGTACCTTGTAGTTTCAAATGGAAATGAAACGTTTTGCTGCGAGATTAATCACGAAAAAGGATCTTACAAATTTTTGCCGGAATTACCTGATCTCTAGTAACCGTGTCTAATTTGCATCAGGAAGCATCCATAATGGAAGAAATAAAAAAGGTTATTATAGTTGGCGCCTCATCCGGCATTGGAAGAGAACTTGCCATACTATATGCAAGAAAAAATAATAGAATAGGTGTTACAGCGAGGCGAACCTTTTTACTTGAAGAATTGAAACAGCAATTTCCTGACAATATTTTTGTTAAAAGTTTCGATAATACTACCGGCAATATCGAACAAGAGATTCATCAGCTTATTAAAAAAATTGAGGGATGCGATTTATTGATTTTAAGCTCAGGAGAGGGGCAGTTAAACCCGGATCTCAATTATCTTCCTGAAAAGGAAACTATAGCCCTCAATGTTGTTGCCTGGACGCGCATCTGTGTTTTTATTTTCAATTTTTTCAAAACACAGCGATATGGACATTTGGTGTCAATCACCTCAATAGCATCAATTCGGGGAGAAGGGCGCGCACCTGCCTATAATGCATCGAAATCGTTCCAGGCAAACTACCTTGAGGGGTTACGTAAAAATGCTTTGAAATTTAAGCTCTCATAGGGATCACTGATATTCAGCCAGGCTTCGTAAAAACAAACATGGCAAAAGGTGAACACAGGTTTTGGGAAGCTCCGGTAAACAAAGCTGCTTTGCAAATTTTTAATGCCATAGAAAGTAAAAAGGAAAAAGCATACATCACTAAGCGATGGTGGCTGATAGCACAGCTATTAAAAATTTTACCTGCCTGGATATACAATAGAATATAAGGTGTTCTAATCAAATTTTTAACGACTTTTAATAAAATAAAACAGCTCAGAATGGATTTTACCGATCCGGAAATTACCAATGATTCCATTAACCTGATTGAATCTTTAAGTAAACAATATACCCTTGTTCTGTTGAAGAGGACTGTACAAAAAGAAGAAGAAGTTTCCTATTCCCTGATTCAGAAGGAGCATCTTCGCCACCTGCTTGGGCTCAGGGCAAAAGGCATGCTTGCCATACACGGTCCGGTAACTGAAGACGATTTTCTTAAAGAGATGTATATTTTTAATACAGCAGACAAAGAGATTGTGAGAAACATTTTAGAAAATGATCCTGCAATAAAATCAGGGCAACTGGTGTATGAAATTTATTCCTGGTACGGAATACCCGGAGACCACTTGGTGGAGTAGAAATTTTTAATTTGCCGAAGATTCAGTTTCTCAAGAATGTTTTTCTTAGCCTGTGGATATGAAAAATTATCTCGTTGTTTTACAGGTATTATTTTATGTAATTTTTATATCCTGTTCATCACATCACCTTTACCCGGATCCTTTGCCTTCTTCTGATACAATCGCAGCAAAACCAAAGGAACATTTCCCTGCCGATACTTTTATTACTTCGTTAAGCTGCCAAAATAACCCTAATGAATTTTATGCCATTTATCTTCCCCCGAATTATAATGATACCATTAAGCTGCCTGTAATAATTTTTTTTGATCCTCATGGGGGCGGTGAATTTGTAGTTTCAAAATATAAAACCCTGGGAAAGAGTTTTAATGTGGTTCTTATGGGTTCAAACAGTTCCCGTAACGGTATTAATCCGGAACAAACGGATGCCATTGCTTTACATATGGTTGCAGAAGTTATTCACCGTTTTGCAGTTGATCCGCAACAAATAATTTTTGCCGGATTTTCGGGGGGAGCTAAAGTAGCTATGGATAATGCCGCACATAACCCGTCCGTGTCAGCACTTATTTATGGCGGAGCTTTTTCTGATCAGCCACCGCAAAGGATTCCATTGCTCGGATTTGCCGGTACAGGCGATATGAATTATTCTGATCTTATTTCGTTTGATCAGTCTCTTAAAGGCAGCAATCATTTTTTAAAGGAATGGAATGGCAACCATGAGTGGCCTGATAGCCCGGTTTTTAAAGATGCCTTTTACTGGATCAAATTTAATGCAATGCGCAGTCACGCAACCACAATA
This DNA window, taken from Chitinophagales bacterium, encodes the following:
- a CDS encoding type I restriction enzyme HsdR N-terminal domain-containing protein — its product is MIIQFPEYTFRLKKHGEHSLIFDRIRKKFVALTPEEWVRQHWVHYLIEEKKYPRSLLAIEMHLTVNRLKKRCDIVVYGKDGLPQLIVECKSTNVKITQNVFDQIARYNLTLRVKYLVVSNGNETFCCEINHEKGSYKFLPELPDL